Proteins found in one Aethina tumida isolate Nest 87 chromosome 1, icAetTumi1.1, whole genome shotgun sequence genomic segment:
- the LOC109609012 gene encoding voltage-dependent T-type calcium channel subunit alpha-1G-like isoform X3, producing the protein MHTCDNLQPYKDGCNTCNLTIEEKAQPEYINDDNFCVDWNRYLECRDNGTNPFQNTISFDNIGMAWVSIFLVISLEGWTEIMYYVQDAHSFWDWIYFVLLIVIGSFFMINLCLVVIATQFSETKKREMERMRLERARFQSSSTLASSTNNSEPTSCYAEIVKYIAHLWRKSRRKVLKKIRLYRVSREQQREKKIARGETIRLNVHRKHHQNCPRFRQNQPSSLPSTRPVSRTDSICISESPQQSKTTEDVELTTVSKRPSLLRVPSISNQDIATNNNDSPTNVLSPPSVPNNRRPSVMFSSVVVLHGENDAPSGSSSNILTNNMNNIDKKNVCSSEKTTQAGDGNIWVNSPVPNEQEILRAKAKIEEDCNKIPNHTPLTCQQLLALGAINATLPTGPIAIDTILNSLYNREQGEEIYMQQVLEDEFSCCQDLWNGDYKTEKRSKLYVVSCLIVKRTVNVIKFVRRHVKHLVDHKYFQQGILLAILINTMSMGIEHHQQPDWLTQSVEITNIIFSVIFGIEMVLKIVADGPFGYISNGFNVFDGVIVVLSAVEIFQKYTYDDEMHNDSGLSVLRTFRLLRILKLVRFLPNLRRQLFVMLRTMDNVAVFFSLLILFIFIFSILGMYLFGGKFCTYKDEKGVVRNCGCQYLTDPKCQCDRKHFNNILWATVTVFQILTQEDWNIVLSNGMAKTSPWAALYFVALMTFGNYVLFNLLVAILVEGFSSERNERREREQRELVRRKMSRILEASSGSSTDDSSRSISSSSGSCLQETKNHWRSAEELRKVKDMNGQSIANCDCHNRNECYVNEPKCNIQKESLSKQPQRQSSPPIITHTAATPQDSPSTTLDDILEFRYSVTTVGNDCPSISESSHGGPQSSTDSTQKTSEKSLSLLKPPTLSPPPLTFRNSKFERTPSDEPPPTLSGKIVIHNEKIGWNTVSFSEKTPMPPKNNSDKNHDKVQRKCSWKLSKKSSLRRNKRTGSDSEAAPLNNGRDHSQCNGGDVPRHASLRNTSLLQSAIRIQNDTQKDMPNNKSAKGLSPQNSIRCRSNTCSSAVSQANAPTPALTRHNSLTKQPILQSKINAQRASPTLSRKNSLIELKTINSLNDKTERALPRINMEECVASQILRPRLSLLNRLVMMAEPTGCFKEKEDYSMYLFSPNNRLRKRCQWLVAQKWFDNVVLLFIAMNCITLAMERPNIPPESTEKLFLKTTNYIFTVVFATEMFIKVVATGMCYGPNAYFTSGWNIMDGSLVIISIIDIIMFLITDTSSRIFGILRVFRLLRSLRPLRVINRAPGLKLVVQTLLSSLRPIGNIVLICCTFFIIFGILGVQLFKGTFYRCVGDNVTHIHTKEECDRQSPKLVWENQKYNFDDLGQALMSLFVLSSRDGWVNIMYNGLDAVGINQQPIVNYSEWRLLYFISFILLVGFFVLNMFVGVVVENFHRCREEQEKEERIRRAAKRALQLEKRRRKMNEPPYYINYGPRRLFIHKIVTSKYFDLAIAMVIGLNVITMATEKYNMPIPMEYALKIFNYFFTAVFILEGIMKLVALGLKLYVKDKWNVLDVFIVVLSVVGIVLEELKSNIIPINPTVLRVMRVMRIARVLKLLKMAKGIRALLDTVMQALPQVGNLGLLFFLLFFIFAALGVELFGRLDCTYNLCQGLGEHAHFENFGMAFLTLFRVATGDNWNGIMKDTLHDEKCDDKSDCVKNCCISPIIAPIFFVIFVLMAQFVLVNVVVAVLMKHLEESHKHLEDELDMDIQLEREFQEKVEMGERRELCLALQLDQECQRQQKPLTKVLSLPSNFTYNPPGTNVSLERQPSKTRRQTLHSHQPIMMANLDDIKNIDESTSDIYSIQEIRLPEKNLRQQQTNLDEIITVNTDNLLKLPKIEDKVKRTNETTDTNRLFVPHEQKPVSKLYGSTKHLFHKQLSMDVTEETPFLQSTNTLTVPEPNLKIPKHDSQESVQRIITERRKMDENMKEINQFDIFDVNNSSEENLVDKEARDEKG; encoded by the exons ATGCATACGTGCGATAATCTTCAACCCTATAAAGACGGGTGCAATACCTGCAATTTGACGATCGAAGAGAAAGCTCAACCGGAGTACATCAATGACGATAATTTTTGCGTCGATTGGAACAGATATTTGGAGTGCAGAGATAACGGCACCAATCCTTTCCAAAACACCATTTCATTCGACAACATTGGAATGGCCTGGGTGTCTATTTTCCTTGTCATATCTTTGGAAGGTTGGActgaaattatgtattatgtacaAGACGCACACAGCTTCTGGGATTGGATTTATTTCGTGCTACTGATTGTG ATTGGTTCGTTCTTCATGATAAACCTCTGCCTGGTCGTAATAGCAACACAATTTAGCGAAACGAAGAAACGAGAAATGGAAAGGATGCGGTTGGAAAGAGCCAGATTCCAGAGTAGTAGCACTCTGGCTTCTTCAACGAACAACAGTGAACCTACTAGTTGTTACGCAGAAATTGTCAAATATATTGCTCATTTGTGGAGGAAGAGCAGGAGAAAAGTACTGAAGAAAATCCGGTTGTATAGGGTGAGCAGGGAGCAACAGCGAGAGAAGAAAATTGCTAGAGGGGAGACTATAAGACTTAACGTACATCGCAAACATCATCAAAATTGTCCTAGATTCAGACAAAAT CAGCCATCGAGTTTGCCAAGCACAAGGCCAGTATCCAGGACCGACTCTATATGCATCAGCGAAAGTCCACAACAGAGTAAGACCACGGAAGATGTCGAATTAACCACCGTCTCCAAAAGACCGAGCCTCTTAAGAGTACCGTCGATCTCCAATCAGGACATAGCGACGAACAATAACGAT aGTCCAACGAATGTCCTATCCCCACCGTCAGTGCCAAACAATCGTCGTCCTTCGGTGATGTTCAGCAGCGTTGTGGTGCTGCATGGCGAGAACGATGCACCGTCCGGCTCATCCTCCAATATCCTGACTAACAACATGAACAACATCGACAAGAAGAATGTTTGCTCGAGCGAAAAAACGACCCAGGCTGGAGACGGAAACATATGGGTCAACTCACCGGTACCCAATGAACAGGAGATATTGAGGGCAAAAGCGAAGATAGAAGAAGATTGTAACAAGATCCCAAATCACACCCCACTGACCTGTCAGCAGTTATTGGCATTAGGTGCTATTAACGCGACTCTTCCCACCGGACCTATTGCTATAGACACCATCTTGAACTCCCTGTACAACCGGGAACAAGGTGAGGAGATCTATATGCAACAAGTCCTGGAGGACGAGTTTTCGTGCTGTCAGGATTTATGGAACGGCGACTATAAGACGGAGAAACGTTCGAAATTGTACGTGGTGTCTTGCTTGATCGTTAAAAGGACAGTTAACGTGATCAAGTTCGTCAGAAGGCACGTGAAGCATCTGGTAGATCACAAGTATTTTCAGCAGGGTATTTTGTTggcgattttaattaatacgatGTCCATGGGAATCGAACATCACCAGCAGCCTGATTGGCTGACTCAAAGCGTTGAGATCACCAATATCATCTTCTCGGTGATCTTTGGCATCGAAATGGTGCTGAAAATTGTTGCCGATGGGCCTTTTGGATATATTTCCAACGGGTTCAACGTGTTCGATGGAGTGATCGTCGTGCTAAG CGCGGTCGAGATATTCCAAAAGTACACGTACGACGACGAAATGCACAACGATTCAGGATTGTCAGTGCTGCGAACGTTTCGCTTGCTGAGAATCCTGAAACTGGTGCGTTTTCTGCCGAATTTGAGGCGTCAATTATTCGTCATGCTTCGAACGATGGACAACGTAGCGGTCTTCTTCTCTCTTCTCATACTTTTCATCTTCATATTTAG CATCCTGGGCATGTACCTGTTTGGCGGTAAGTTTTGTACATACAAAGACGAGAAGGGCGTCGTCCGGAACTGTGGTTGCCAATATCTGACCGATCCGAAGTGTCAGTGCGACAGGAAACACTTCAACAACATCCTCTGGGCCACCGTCACCGTCTTTCAA ATTTTGACCCAAGAAGATTGGAATATCGTTCTGTCGAACGGAATGGCGAAAACATCTCCATGGGCTGCACTCTACTTCGTCGCGCTCATGACTTTCGGCAACTACGTCCTCTTTAATCTCTTGGTCGCTATCTTGGTGGAAGGGTTCAGCTCTGAGCGCAACGAGCGACGCGAACGTGAACAAAGGGAGCTGGTCCGGAGGAAGATGTCTCGAATCCTGGAAGCGAGCTCCGGCAGTAGCACCGACGATAGCTCTAGATCGATATCTAGTTCCAGTGGAAGCTGCCTCCAG GAGACCAAGAATCACTGGAGATCCGCCGAAGAACTTCGAAAAGTTAAGGATATGAACGGACAGTCTATCGCAAATTGTGATTGTCACAATAGAAATGAGTGCTATGTTAATGAACCCAAGTGCAATATTCAGAAGGAATCACTGTCCAAACAACCCCAAAGACAG tcttCGCCGCCGATTATTACGCACACCGCAGCGACTCCTCAAGACTCTCCAAGCACTACTCTGGATgatattttggaatttaggTACAGCGTAACAACTGTAGGCAATGATTGTCCGTCAATCAGTGAGAGTAGTCATGGAGGGCCGCAATCCAGCACCGATTCAACACAGAAAACATCTGAAAAG agtTTAAGTCTTTTAAAACCACCAACGTTATCCCCACCACCGTTAACATTTCGTAATTCAAAATTCGAGCGCACCCCTTCGGATGAACCACCGCCAACACTATCAGGAAAAATAGTCATCCACAACGAAAAAATCGGTTGGAACACAGTTTCGTTTTCGGAAAAAACTCCAATGCCACCCAAAAACAACTCCGATAAAAACCACGACAAGGTTCAGAGGAAGTGTTCGTGGAAGTTGTCGAAAAAGTCAAGTTTAAGACGTAATAAGAGAACAGGATCAGATTCGGAAGCTGCGCCTTTGAATAACGGAAGGGATCATTCCCAGTGTAACGGAGGAGACGTTCCAAGGCAC GCTAGTTTACGAAACACGTCCCTGTTGCAATCTGCTATCCGCATTCAGAACGATACGCAAAAGGACATGCCGAATAACAAAAGCGCTAAAGGACTCAGTCCGCAAAATTCCATTAGATGTAGATCGAACACGTGCAGTTCGGCTGTGTCacaa GCAAACGCACCAACTCCGGCTTTAACCAGGCATAATTCTTTGACAAAACAGCCAATACTCCAGTCTAAAATCAACGCCCAACGTGCCAGTCCAACTTTATCAAGAAAGAACAGTTTAATAGAGCTCAAAACCATCAAtagtttaaatgataaaactgAAAGAGCTCTGCCTAGAATTAATATGGAAGAGTGTGTGGCTAGCCAAATTTTAAGACCAAGATTGAGTCTTTTAAATCGGTTGGTAATGATGGCCGAACCTACCGGTTGTTTTAAGGAAAAAGAGGATTATTCCATGTATTTGTTCTCTCCTAATAACAG ACTCAGAAAACGGTGTCAGTGGTTGGTAGCACAAAAATGGTTCGACAATGTAGTCCTCTTGTTTATCGCAATGAATTGTATAACATTGGCCATGGAACGACCGAACATTCCTCCAGAAAGTACTGAGAAACTCTTCCTGAAAACCACCAACTATATATTCACCGTCGTTTTCGCCACGGAAATGTTCATTAAA gtCGTGGCAACAGGAATGTGTTATGGACCGAACGCGTACTTTACCTCAGGTTGGAACATAATGGACGGTTCTTTAGTCATCATTTCCATAATTGACATAATTATGTTCCTAATCACGGACACCAGTTCGAGAATTTTTGGCATATTAAGGGTATTTCGATTATTGCGCTCCCTTAGGCCGCTAAGGGTAATTAACAGAGCTCCTGGTTTAAAACTGGTCGTACAAACCTTACTGTCTTCCCTCAGACCAATCGGCAACATTGTACTCATTTGCTGCACGTTTTTCATCATTTTCGGTATTTTAGGAGTTCAACTCTTTAAGGGAACTTTCTACAGATGTGTTGGGGATAATGTAACTCACATTCACACAAAAGAAGAATGCGATAGGCAATCACCTAAATTAGTTTGggaaaatcaaaaatacaatttcgaCGATTTAGGACAAGCTCTTATGTCACTGTTCGTTCTCAGTTCTAGAGATGGATGGGTTAACATTATGTACAATGGATTAGATGCTGTTGGCATCAATCAAcag cctattgttaattattctgAGTGGagacttctttattttatttcctttattcTTTTGGTTGGATTCTTTGTTTTGAATATGTTCGTTGGAGTCGTAGTTGAAAATTTCCACAGATGCAGGGAAGAACAAGAAAAAGAAGAGCGAATTAGGAGGGCCGCCAAACGAGCTCTTCAATTAGAAAAACGCCGAAGAA aaatGAACGAACCTCCATACTACATCAACTATGGTCCAAGAAGATTGTTTATCCACAAAATAGTTACCTCTAAGTACTTCGACTTGGCAATAGCTATGGTTATAGGCTTGAATGTAATCACAATGGCGACAGAGAAGTACAATATGCCCATACCAATGGAATACGCGTTAAAGATATTCAATTACTTCTTCACCGCCGTCTTTATCCTTGAGGGAATCATGAAACTTGTGGCTTTAGGCCTGAAACTCTACGTCAAAGACAAATGGAATGTACTTGATGTTTTCATTGTGGTCTTATCCGTAGTCGGAATCGTTTTGGAGGAGCTAAAATCCAATATTATACCCATCAACCCTACAGTACTGAGAGTGATGCGTGTGATGCGCATCGCTAGAGTTTTAAAGCTATTGAAAATGGCCAAAGGCATTCGAGCTTTGTTGGATACAGTAATGCAGGCACTTCCGCAGGTCGGAAATTTGGGCTTGCTATTCTTTctcttatttttcatatttgccGCTCTCGGTGTTGAATTGTTTGGTCGACTCGACTGTACTTACAATCTATGTCAAg gtCTTGGCGAGCATGCACACTTCGAAAACTTCGGAATGGCCTTTCTGACCTTGTTCCGTGTAGCAACCGGTGACAACTGGAACGGGATCATGAAGGACACATTGCACGACGAGAAATGTGACGACAAAAGCGACTGTGTCAAAAACTGTTGCATATCACCAATCATTGctccaattttttttgttattttcgttCTTATGGCGCAGTTTGTCCTAGTCAACGTTGTAGTTGCC GTATTGATGAAGCACTTGGAGGAGTCACACAAACACCTAGAGGATGAACTGGATATGGATATACAGTTGGAAAGAGAGTTCCAGGAGAAGGTGGAGATGGGAGAACGCAGAGAATTGTGTTTGGCATTGCAACTAGATCAGGAGTGTCAACGTCAACAAAAACCATTAACTAAAGTGCTATCTCTACCATCCAACTTCACGTACAATCCTCCGGGTACGAATGTATCTTTGGAGAGGCAACCGTCGAAAACCAGAAGGCAAACTTTACACAGTCATCAACCCATAATGATGGCGAATTTAgatgacataaaaaatatcgatGAGAGTACATCGGATATTTACAGCATTCAAGAGATTCGGCTGCCAGAAAAAAATCTGAGGCAGCAACAAACCAACTTGGACGAGATCATCACCGTCAATACAGATAATTTGCTCAAACTACCCAAAATCGAAGACAAAGTAAAGCGCACTAACGAAACAACGGACACGAATAGACTTTTCGTCCCTCATGAACAGAAACCGGTCAGTAAATTGTACGGCAGTACCAAACATCTTTTCCACAAGCAGTTATCAATGGATGTGACTGAAGAGACGCCGTTTTTACAGTCCACCAACACTCTAACG GTGCCGGAGCCAAATTTGAAGATACCAAAGCACGATAGCCAGGAGAGCGTGCAGAGGATAATAACAGAACGGAGGAAAATGGACGAGAACATGAAGGAGATTAATCAGTTTGATATTTTCGATGTCAATAACAGTAGTGAGGAAAATTTGGTAGATAAGGAGGCTCGAGACGAAAAAGGTTAA